Proteins from a single region of Runella sp. SP2:
- a CDS encoding McrC family protein — MPQHFTITEHGYIRRLSTALRKEQTDTLSAIFVSDSTFELLKQLSFRANTDPLLTYSVQKGGEFIRIKNYVGVLQLADRTQIEILPKIALHTQLPEMRLALLRMLRTVPELPFHRLSQAQLQQAHLPVWEIFISAFIAEIEQLTRQGIQKSYETVEEQSRFLKGKWQYHRQNHAHPELLAIEHDQFIADILPNRLLKTCIEFLAKRSQYLPNQAKLRKLRFIWDEIQPSSTLAEDFQKVQHLARSFDRYTQALKWAKILLMNQSWSTFGKNTNESLLFPTEQLFERYVAQGFKRYCQGYEVVYQETAHHLVHRHDGKPQFKLRPDLVLRFQEQVIVIDIKWKRIAPDAPNYGIDQADLYQLYAYGQKYRATELYLLYPAHESFTTSLPAFRFEDALPLTVLPFDITQPLSTSMGTIRAIIAHQKNTPTS, encoded by the coding sequence ATGCCACAGCACTTTACGATTACCGAACACGGGTACATCCGAAGACTATCTACCGCCCTTCGTAAGGAGCAAACCGATACACTTTCGGCCATTTTTGTGTCTGATTCTACTTTTGAGCTTTTAAAACAGTTATCTTTTCGAGCCAATACCGACCCACTTTTGACTTACAGCGTTCAAAAAGGGGGAGAATTTATCCGTATAAAAAACTACGTGGGCGTGCTCCAACTGGCAGATAGAACACAGATTGAGATTTTACCCAAAATAGCCTTACACACTCAATTGCCTGAGATGCGTTTGGCGCTCTTGAGAATGCTACGCACAGTACCCGAGTTGCCCTTTCATCGACTTTCGCAAGCGCAATTGCAACAGGCACACTTACCCGTTTGGGAGATTTTTATCTCCGCGTTTATTGCCGAAATTGAACAATTGACCCGACAAGGGATTCAAAAATCGTACGAGACGGTGGAGGAACAAAGTCGTTTTTTGAAGGGAAAATGGCAGTATCATCGCCAAAATCACGCCCATCCTGAATTGTTGGCCATTGAACATGACCAATTTATAGCAGACATCTTACCTAATCGATTGCTCAAAACCTGCATTGAGTTTCTAGCCAAACGAAGCCAATATTTACCCAATCAGGCCAAATTACGAAAGTTGCGTTTCATTTGGGACGAAATACAGCCCTCTTCTACGCTGGCGGAAGACTTTCAAAAGGTTCAACACTTAGCTCGAAGTTTTGATCGCTACACTCAAGCTTTAAAATGGGCAAAAATTCTGTTGATGAACCAGTCGTGGAGCACCTTCGGAAAAAACACCAACGAGTCGCTTTTATTTCCTACTGAGCAACTGTTTGAACGATATGTAGCACAAGGTTTTAAACGCTATTGTCAAGGGTATGAAGTAGTTTATCAAGAAACGGCTCACCATTTAGTGCATCGCCACGACGGGAAACCTCAATTTAAACTACGTCCCGACTTGGTTTTGCGCTTTCAGGAACAAGTCATTGTTATCGACATCAAATGGAAACGCATTGCCCCCGATGCTCCCAATTACGGCATCGACCAAGCGGATTTGTACCAGCTCTACGCCTACGGCCAAAAATACCGCGCAACCGAGTTGTATTTGCTCTATCCTGCTCATGAGAGTTTTACGACTTCCCTACCCGCTTTCAGGTTTGAGGATGCGCTTCCACTTACCGTTCTCCCATTTGACATAACCCAGCCTTTATCGACGAGCATGGGAACGATTCGGGCCATTATAGCCCATCAAAAAAATACCCCGACAAGCTAG
- the nusA gene encoding transcription termination factor NusA: MDSAVLIESFAEFARSKNIDRPTIIKVLEDVFRTMIRKKYGTDTNFDVIINPDSGDLEMWRTREIVDDNSEDIWEPDKIPLAEARKIQDDFEVGEEVAEEVKLEDFGRRMVQTARQTLIQKIKDLEKELLYYKYKDMVGDLLNVEVYQILKNELICLDSEGNELVLPKQEQIFKDKYRKGEPVKVVIHKVELNNGTPRITLSRTSPVFLERLFENEIPEIYDGLIHIRKIVREPGERAKVAVESYDDRIDPVGACVGMKGSRIHTIVRELNNENIDVINYTENLELLIQRALSPAKITSMVIDREAKRVSVYLKPDQVSLAIGKGGQNIKLAGRLVSMEIDVFRDVEGQEDEEDVDLNEFTDEIDEWMIEEFRKIGLDTAKQVISISKEELIRRTDLEEETVDEILEILRREFE; encoded by the coding sequence ATGGATAGTGCAGTATTGATAGAATCATTTGCGGAGTTTGCGCGTTCCAAAAACATCGATCGTCCTACGATTATCAAAGTATTGGAAGATGTGTTTCGTACAATGATTCGTAAGAAATATGGAACCGATACCAATTTTGACGTAATCATCAACCCTGACAGTGGGGACCTCGAAATGTGGCGTACCCGCGAAATCGTGGATGATAACTCAGAAGATATTTGGGAACCAGATAAAATTCCATTGGCAGAAGCCCGTAAAATCCAAGATGACTTTGAAGTAGGTGAAGAAGTAGCCGAAGAAGTAAAATTGGAGGACTTTGGCCGCCGTATGGTACAAACAGCTCGCCAAACTTTGATTCAGAAAATCAAGGACTTGGAGAAAGAATTGTTGTACTACAAATACAAAGACATGGTGGGCGATTTGCTCAACGTGGAAGTGTATCAAATTTTGAAAAATGAGCTTATTTGTTTGGATTCGGAAGGAAACGAACTCGTATTGCCAAAACAAGAGCAAATTTTCAAAGACAAATACCGCAAAGGAGAGCCTGTAAAAGTAGTCATTCACAAAGTAGAGTTGAACAACGGCACGCCACGCATTACTTTGTCGCGTACGTCGCCAGTGTTCTTGGAGCGTTTGTTTGAAAACGAAATCCCTGAAATTTACGATGGCCTCATCCATATCCGTAAGATTGTTCGCGAACCAGGTGAAAGAGCCAAAGTCGCAGTGGAATCATACGACGACCGCATCGACCCCGTAGGAGCTTGCGTGGGTATGAAAGGTTCACGTATTCATACGATTGTACGTGAATTGAACAACGAAAACATCGACGTCATCAACTACACTGAAAACTTAGAGTTGTTGATTCAGCGTGCGTTGAGCCCTGCAAAAATCACCTCGATGGTCATCGACCGCGAAGCCAAACGAGTATCGGTGTATTTGAAACCAGACCAAGTGTCGTTGGCAATTGGTAAGGGGGGACAAAACATCAAGTTGGCAGGTCGCTTAGTGAGCATGGAAATCGACGTATTCCGCGATGTAGAAGGTCAAGAAGACGAAGAAGACGTTGACTTGAACGAATTTACGGACGAAATCGACGAGTGGATGATCGAAGAATTCCGTAAGATAGGTTTGGATACTGCGAAACAAGTAATCAGCATCAGCAAAGAAGAATTGATTCGCCGTACCGATCTTGAAGAAGAAACCGTTGATGAAATCTTAGAAATTTTGCGCCGAGAGTTTGAATAA
- the infB gene encoding translation initiation factor IF-2: MSEEKSMRLSQAARILNRNHAAVASILAAKGYKVDNNPNTKLNAEQLEFLAKEFKAESLLGGSTPKKEEVAPTPPAKGEDSPVLYFRSSQAAGNNKPASESASESTSPKEPEILRAETSQIGLKVVGKIDLDAPKSSVTPPQPAPKPVEEPKPVVVVPPVEEKKPEPPVAPKVEEPVVVVKPPVVEEKPAPVPTPAPAPVVVETKPAPAPEPIKPPVETPKVEEKKEEPVQEVKPTPAPPKVQEPPVKVEVSQPQPKQEVEKPAPRVEKPQPPVTPPQPAKEEPATAPEVEAQPVLIEAKADPLKGLTILGKIELPTDRRSGDAGGNRDKDKDKKRKRKRVRKGEKVVENAPANRNNNNNNNGNNTAGNNNNANANNSGNSGRSGERPARDGQNRPQQASGGNAQGGGNNNNSNNNNNRRGPNSGQGQGGNTNTNNTNTSNNTSNNSNNNNKKGGNTANNNRRERKEEISDKEVSDSIKATNARLSGTTRGKNFGADKRRERRRVRAEAEEDRLMQEQEDAKVLKVTEFVSANELSSLMDVSVQEVISVCLSMGMFVSINQRLDAESITLIADEFGYDVSFISAEEEIQGDVQEIEDDEADLEERAPIVTIMGHVDHGKTSLLDYIRRTRVAAGEAGGITQHIGAYSVKTDGGRRITFLDTPGHEAFTAMRARGAKVTDVVIIVIAADDSIMPQTREAINHAQNAGSPIVFAFSKIDKPGANTEKIREALANMNILVEEWGGKYQTQEISSKSGVGIPDLLEKVLLEADLLELKANPERRASGTVIEASLDKGRGYLATVLVQTGTLKVGDPILAGSHHGRVKAMFDASGTRLKTAGPSTPVQLLGLNGAPQAGDKFNAMESEREAREIANKREQIMREQTIRTRKHITLEEIGRRKAIGTFKELNIIIKGDVDGSVEALSDSLLKLSTEEVQVNIVNKAVGQIAESDVNLAIASDAIIVGFQVRPSINAKKLAEQEQIEIRLYSVIYDAINEVKDAMLGMLEPTMEEVIVGNAEIREVFKISKVGTVAGCYVTDGQIKRNNKVRVIRDFIVVHEGEISQLKRYKDDVNEVKSGFEFGLSIKGLNDIQVGDIVESFEMKEVKRTL; encoded by the coding sequence ATGTCGGAAGAAAAAAGTATGCGCCTTAGCCAAGCGGCCCGAATTCTCAACCGTAATCACGCAGCGGTTGCGAGTATTTTGGCTGCAAAAGGGTATAAGGTGGACAACAATCCTAATACAAAGCTAAACGCAGAACAACTTGAGTTTTTGGCGAAAGAATTCAAGGCTGAGTCGTTGTTGGGGGGAAGTACACCCAAAAAAGAAGAAGTAGCACCCACGCCACCAGCAAAGGGAGAAGATAGCCCCGTGCTGTATTTTCGTAGCTCACAAGCAGCAGGTAACAACAAACCTGCCAGTGAATCAGCCTCTGAATCAACGTCGCCAAAAGAACCAGAGATTTTACGTGCTGAGACATCTCAAATTGGATTGAAAGTAGTAGGTAAAATTGATTTAGACGCGCCTAAATCATCGGTTACACCTCCTCAGCCAGCTCCCAAGCCAGTTGAAGAGCCAAAACCTGTGGTGGTAGTTCCTCCTGTTGAGGAGAAAAAACCAGAACCACCTGTGGCGCCTAAGGTAGAAGAACCAGTAGTAGTTGTGAAACCACCAGTGGTTGAAGAAAAACCAGCGCCAGTACCAACTCCAGCCCCTGCTCCTGTAGTAGTGGAGACAAAACCAGCTCCTGCTCCAGAGCCGATAAAACCACCTGTGGAAACCCCTAAAGTGGAGGAGAAAAAAGAAGAACCAGTGCAAGAGGTGAAGCCAACTCCTGCTCCACCAAAAGTTCAAGAGCCACCAGTGAAGGTAGAAGTAAGCCAACCGCAACCTAAACAGGAGGTTGAGAAACCAGCTCCACGAGTTGAAAAACCTCAGCCACCAGTAACTCCTCCCCAGCCAGCCAAAGAAGAGCCGGCTACCGCCCCCGAAGTGGAGGCACAACCTGTACTTATCGAAGCGAAAGCTGATCCACTAAAAGGTTTGACCATTTTAGGGAAAATTGAGCTTCCAACTGATCGCCGTAGTGGTGATGCGGGAGGAAATCGCGATAAGGACAAGGACAAAAAACGCAAGCGTAAGCGTGTACGCAAAGGGGAAAAGGTGGTTGAAAATGCGCCTGCTAACCGTAACAACAATAATAATAACAACGGTAATAATACTGCTGGAAATAACAACAACGCAAACGCTAACAATAGTGGCAACAGCGGAAGATCTGGAGAGCGACCTGCAAGGGACGGTCAGAACAGACCGCAGCAAGCTTCTGGAGGAAATGCGCAAGGTGGAGGTAACAACAATAATTCCAACAATAACAACAACCGCAGAGGGCCAAACTCGGGTCAAGGACAAGGTGGGAATACAAATACTAACAATACCAACACCAGTAATAATACCAGTAATAACAGTAATAATAACAATAAAAAGGGCGGAAACACGGCAAATAACAACCGCCGCGAACGTAAGGAGGAAATTTCTGACAAAGAAGTATCAGACTCAATCAAGGCAACTAATGCTCGTTTGAGTGGTACTACCCGTGGTAAAAACTTTGGGGCTGATAAACGTCGTGAACGCCGCCGTGTTCGTGCAGAAGCAGAAGAAGATCGCTTGATGCAAGAACAAGAAGATGCAAAAGTACTCAAGGTAACAGAGTTTGTCTCGGCCAATGAGCTTTCTTCTTTGATGGATGTGTCGGTGCAAGAGGTTATTTCTGTTTGTTTGAGCATGGGTATGTTCGTCTCAATCAACCAGCGTTTGGATGCTGAAAGCATTACCTTGATTGCGGATGAGTTTGGTTATGACGTTTCCTTCATCTCTGCCGAAGAAGAAATTCAGGGCGATGTACAGGAAATTGAAGACGATGAGGCTGATTTGGAAGAACGCGCCCCTATCGTTACCATCATGGGTCACGTTGACCACGGTAAAACCTCGTTGCTTGACTACATTCGCCGTACTCGCGTAGCAGCGGGCGAAGCAGGGGGAATCACGCAGCACATTGGGGCATACAGCGTAAAAACAGATGGTGGTCGTCGAATTACATTCCTCGATACACCAGGTCACGAAGCCTTTACGGCGATGCGTGCGCGGGGTGCGAAAGTAACCGACGTCGTTATCATTGTGATTGCTGCGGACGATTCTATCATGCCTCAAACGCGGGAAGCGATTAACCACGCACAAAACGCGGGAAGCCCGATTGTATTTGCCTTTAGTAAGATTGACAAGCCAGGCGCTAATACGGAAAAAATCCGCGAAGCATTGGCAAATATGAATATTTTGGTGGAAGAGTGGGGTGGAAAGTACCAAACACAAGAAATCTCGTCAAAATCAGGGGTTGGTATTCCTGATTTGCTCGAAAAAGTATTGTTGGAAGCCGACTTGCTCGAACTCAAAGCCAATCCAGAACGCCGTGCTTCTGGTACGGTGATTGAAGCATCGCTGGACAAAGGCCGTGGCTATTTGGCAACGGTATTGGTTCAAACAGGAACACTGAAAGTAGGAGATCCTATTTTGGCAGGTTCCCACCATGGACGTGTAAAGGCAATGTTTGACGCGTCGGGGACTCGCCTAAAAACCGCAGGCCCATCTACTCCTGTGCAGCTGCTTGGTTTGAACGGTGCGCCTCAAGCGGGGGATAAGTTCAATGCGATGGAATCAGAACGTGAAGCACGGGAGATTGCCAACAAGCGCGAACAAATCATGCGTGAGCAAACAATCCGTACTCGTAAGCACATTACGCTGGAAGAAATCGGTCGTCGTAAGGCCATCGGAACTTTCAAAGAATTGAACATCATCATCAAAGGTGACGTGGACGGTTCGGTAGAAGCCTTGTCGGATTCATTGTTGAAACTTTCGACAGAAGAGGTACAAGTGAACATTGTCAACAAAGCGGTGGGCCAAATCGCTGAGTCGGATGTCAACTTGGCGATTGCGTCGGATGCCATCATTGTTGGTTTCCAAGTACGACCTTCTATCAATGCCAAGAAACTTGCAGAACAAGAACAAATCGAAATCCGCCTCTATTCGGTCATTTACGACGCTATCAACGAAGTAAAAGACGCGATGTTGGGTATGTTGGAGCCAACAATGGAAGAAGTCATTGTGGGTAACGCTGAGATTCGCGAAGTGTTCAAGATTAGCAAAGTAGGTACCGTAGCAGGATGTTATGTAACCGATGGGCAAATCAAGCGTAATAATAAAGTGCGCGTTATCCGTGACTTTATTGTGGTTCACGAAGGTGAAATTTCGCAGCTTAAACGTTACAAAGACGATGTAAACGAAGTGAAATCAGGGTTTGAATTTGGTCTTAGCATCAAGGGGCTTAATGATATTCAAGTAGGGGATATTGTAGAAAGCTTCGAAATGAAAGAAGTAAAACGGACACTGTAA
- the lpdA gene encoding dihydrolipoyl dehydrogenase, translating into MQYDVIVIGSGPGGYICAIRCAQLGLKTAIIEKYKTLGGTCLNVGCIPSKALLDSSEHYYNAAHSFAEHGIKLENLQVDLAQMIARKSEVVSQVCKGVEFLMKKNKIDVYQGKGSFVDKNTVKVTKDSGEIEMVTSKNIVIATGSKPSSLPGVTIDKKRIITSTEALQMKEVPKHLIVIGAGVIGAELGSVYARIGAKVSFVEYASAMIPTMDGTMGKELQRSLKKLGTDFYFSHKVKSVENTGDEVVVTAENPKGEIVTFTGDYCLMSVGRRPYTDGLAIENAGLVADNRGKIEVDEHTLQTKVPNIYAIGDVIRGAMLAHKAEEEGVFVAETIVGQKPHINYSLIPGVVYTWPEVASVGSTEEELKAKGVPYKSGSFPFKALGRARASMDIDGTVKVLAHKETDEILGAHIIGPRAADMIAEAVVAMEYRASAEDISRMSHAHPTYTEAFKEACLAATGNRALNA; encoded by the coding sequence ATGCAATACGACGTTATCGTTATCGGTTCAGGGCCAGGAGGCTATATCTGCGCCATTCGTTGTGCTCAATTAGGCTTGAAAACGGCCATCATCGAAAAATATAAAACGCTGGGAGGAACTTGCCTTAACGTAGGTTGTATTCCTTCAAAAGCATTGCTTGACTCGTCAGAACATTACTACAATGCGGCGCATAGCTTTGCTGAACATGGCATCAAACTCGAAAACTTGCAGGTGGATTTGGCACAGATGATTGCCCGCAAAAGCGAGGTTGTCAGCCAAGTTTGCAAAGGAGTAGAGTTTTTGATGAAGAAAAATAAAATCGACGTTTACCAAGGAAAAGGTTCTTTCGTGGATAAAAACACGGTAAAAGTGACCAAAGATTCGGGTGAAATTGAGATGGTAACGTCAAAAAATATCGTTATTGCAACAGGCTCAAAACCTTCATCTTTGCCAGGGGTAACTATCGATAAAAAACGCATTATTACTTCTACCGAAGCCCTTCAAATGAAAGAAGTTCCAAAGCACTTAATCGTGATTGGAGCAGGGGTAATCGGGGCTGAATTAGGCTCTGTGTATGCCCGTATCGGTGCAAAAGTGAGCTTTGTAGAGTATGCTTCGGCTATGATTCCTACCATGGACGGAACAATGGGTAAAGAGCTTCAACGTAGCTTGAAAAAACTCGGTACCGACTTCTACTTCAGTCACAAAGTGAAGTCAGTTGAAAATACAGGAGACGAAGTAGTGGTTACGGCCGAAAATCCAAAAGGTGAAATCGTAACATTTACGGGTGACTACTGTTTGATGAGCGTAGGACGCCGCCCATATACCGATGGTTTAGCAATTGAAAATGCAGGTTTGGTCGCTGATAACCGCGGAAAAATCGAAGTGGACGAGCATACACTTCAAACCAAAGTTCCTAACATTTATGCCATCGGCGACGTGATTCGCGGAGCAATGCTCGCCCACAAAGCCGAAGAAGAAGGCGTATTTGTAGCCGAAACCATTGTTGGCCAAAAACCACACATCAACTATTCGTTGATTCCAGGCGTTGTTTATACATGGCCAGAAGTGGCAAGTGTCGGAAGCACGGAAGAAGAACTCAAAGCCAAAGGTGTGCCTTACAAGTCGGGTTCGTTTCCGTTCAAAGCGTTGGGACGTGCCCGCGCTAGTATGGACATCGATGGTACGGTAAAGGTACTGGCTCACAAAGAAACGGACGAAATTTTGGGCGCTCATATCATTGGTCCACGTGCTGCCGACATGATTGCGGAAGCCGTAGTAGCGATGGAATACCGTGCATCGGCGGAGGACATTAGCCGTATGTCGCACGCGCACCCGACTTATACCGAAGCGTTTAAAGAAGCGTGTTTAGCAGCCACTGGCAACCGCGCCTTGAATGCGTAA
- the rimP gene encoding ribosome maturation factor RimP, translating into MNLKERIIALLSTLLEEDKYFIVEVQVSPSKVRQKVTILMDSDAGISIDECAEISRKLDDMIEAEELIPNAYTLEISSPGVDYPLAFPRQFQKNIGRTLKVILKDGIEKRGELIAVSDEGFTVKEELKKKKKDQVPAELTFAYGDIARAEVQIKF; encoded by the coding sequence ATGAACCTAAAAGAAAGAATAATCGCTTTGCTGTCAACGCTTTTGGAAGAGGATAAATACTTCATTGTGGAGGTACAAGTTTCTCCTTCAAAAGTGCGACAAAAAGTGACGATATTGATGGATAGTGACGCGGGAATTAGCATCGACGAATGTGCCGAAATAAGCCGCAAACTAGATGATATGATTGAAGCGGAGGAGCTTATTCCGAACGCTTATACCCTTGAGATTTCCTCGCCAGGCGTGGATTATCCCTTAGCTTTTCCTCGTCAGTTTCAGAAAAACATTGGCCGTACGCTAAAAGTGATTCTGAAAGATGGAATCGAAAAAAGAGGAGAATTAATCGCCGTTTCGGACGAAGGGTTTACCGTCAAGGAAGAATTGAAGAAAAAGAAGAAAGACCAAGTCCCTGCGGAGTTGACTTTTGCCTATGGTGATATTGCCAGGGCAGAAGTACAAATCAAATTTTAA
- the odhB gene encoding 2-oxoglutarate dehydrogenase complex dihydrolipoyllysine-residue succinyltransferase, giving the protein MSQIEIKVPTVGESITEVTIGSWVKKDGESVKRDEVICSLDSDKASFEVVSEADGVLRIKAQEGDVLPIGGLICIIEASAAAPAPAPTPAPVAAAPAPAPAASAPVAAKVVEMKVPTVGESVTEVTIANWNKKDGDVVQLDEVLCELESDKATFELPAEAAGTLRIVAEAGATLPIGATICRIEVGGGVSQSAAPAPAPVETPAAAPVASASGYASGHPSPAAAKILSEKGISASEVAGSGVGGRITKEDAEKAQVAAPAAATPAPAPKAAPVAPAAPKAADPRGQRRVKMTSLRKTIARRLVAVKNETAMLTTFNEVDMKPIMELRAKYKDKFKEKHGVGLGFMSFFTKACAIALQEFPVVNSFIDGEEVVYNDYSDISIAVSTDRGLVVPVVRNAEKMTFAEIEKEIIRLAGLARDNKLTIDQMQGGTFTITNGGIFGSMLSTPIINAPQSAILGMHNIVERPVVVNGEIVVRPIMYVALSYDHRTIDGRDSVSFLVRVKQILEDPTRLLLEV; this is encoded by the coding sequence ATGTCACAAATTGAAATAAAAGTCCCAACCGTTGGGGAATCTATCACCGAAGTAACGATTGGTTCTTGGGTGAAAAAAGACGGGGAAAGCGTCAAGCGTGATGAAGTAATATGCAGCTTAGACTCTGATAAAGCGTCGTTTGAAGTAGTATCAGAAGCCGATGGCGTACTGCGTATCAAAGCCCAAGAAGGAGATGTTCTGCCGATTGGTGGTTTGATTTGTATTATCGAAGCATCAGCGGCGGCACCTGCCCCCGCTCCTACACCTGCTCCAGTAGCGGCGGCACCTGCCCCTGCTCCCGCAGCATCGGCGCCCGTAGCTGCTAAAGTGGTAGAAATGAAAGTGCCAACGGTAGGAGAATCGGTGACGGAAGTGACGATTGCCAACTGGAATAAGAAAGACGGCGATGTAGTACAATTGGATGAGGTTTTGTGCGAATTGGAATCGGACAAAGCAACTTTTGAACTTCCTGCTGAAGCGGCAGGAACACTCCGCATTGTTGCCGAAGCAGGTGCTACCTTGCCTATTGGTGCGACCATCTGCCGCATCGAAGTAGGCGGAGGGGTTAGCCAATCCGCTGCTCCAGCCCCAGCTCCCGTAGAAACCCCAGCTGCTGCGCCAGTGGCATCGGCAAGTGGTTATGCCTCGGGTCACCCATCGCCAGCCGCTGCCAAAATTCTTTCGGAAAAAGGCATTAGTGCATCGGAGGTAGCTGGCTCAGGTGTTGGTGGACGTATTACCAAAGAAGACGCCGAAAAAGCGCAAGTTGCAGCGCCAGCGGCAGCTACGCCTGCCCCTGCTCCAAAAGCAGCCCCTGTGGCACCAGCCGCTCCAAAAGCTGCTGATCCACGCGGACAGCGTCGCGTAAAAATGACTTCGTTGCGTAAAACCATTGCTCGCCGTTTGGTAGCAGTGAAAAATGAAACGGCCATGTTGACGACCTTCAACGAGGTGGACATGAAGCCTATCATGGAGTTACGCGCCAAATACAAAGATAAATTCAAAGAAAAACACGGTGTTGGCCTCGGCTTTATGTCGTTCTTTACCAAAGCGTGCGCGATTGCGTTGCAGGAGTTCCCTGTCGTAAACTCGTTCATCGACGGGGAAGAAGTGGTTTACAACGACTACTCAGACATTTCAATCGCCGTTTCGACTGACCGTGGTTTGGTGGTGCCTGTGGTTCGCAATGCTGAAAAAATGACCTTTGCCGAAATCGAAAAAGAAATCATTCGCTTGGCAGGTTTGGCCCGTGACAACAAATTGACCATCGACCAAATGCAAGGTGGTACATTTACCATTACCAACGGTGGTATCTTTGGGTCGATGCTTTCGACCCCAATTATCAACGCACCACAATCGGCGATTTTGGGTATGCACAACATCGTAGAACGCCCCGTGGTAGTAAATGGTGAAATCGTAGTACGTCCTATCATGTACGTGGCACTTAGCTACGACCACCGAACCATCGACGGACGTGACTCAGTAAGCTTCTTGGTACGTGTGAAGCAAATCCTTGAAGATCCAACACGTTTGTTGTTGGAAGTATAA